From Rhopalosiphum padi isolate XX-2018 chromosome 2, ASM2088224v1, whole genome shotgun sequence:
TTTAAGAAGAcatgagaaaatatatttttcgagaTAAATGATATtgggattattattaattgggatttgggataaaaaaaatttgggtaAATTGGCATTTGGTAGTAATCCAtatcatttcatattttttggtaatatCAATTATCAGCTACTTGTCTAATCACTGTAATCGCTCTAATCGTGTAGATTTGTACTGCACTCCTGCCCACTACCCAGTGCTCTTGGCTGACAGTGCCCCTGTGCCACCCGACACTCGCGTTCAATTTAATCAGTAGTATTTAGTACTCTGTAAGTTCCGTCCTTCCTTACGATCGTTAACccgttttcaattttatttttcctgtTGTTTGTCAAAAAAACTTCATACAAACCGACTTCAAACGGTCTTTCAAGGCTAATATTTCAATCGAAGGACAGTATCTGAACGTAAGTTTGCAACTATTTTTACACGTCATCGTCGAGTCGCAAGGGAATTCAATATCGAAATACGCCTTTATTggcaattttatttcaattcatTTGTCGTCGTTATTCGTTATCTTAtctctaaatattattacagttcaGTCGGTTCGgcccttatattatttttacatcgaCCATTTATTGTTATAAGGCAATTACCTAcctaacttaatatattatattattttttttttaacagttaaaaGTGATGGATAACTTTGGTGACAATTTCGATGACAGCGATGTCGATCCAGCCGCAGAGTTTTTAGCTCGCGAACAGACTCAATTGGCTGGCTTAGAAGACGATCTCAACACACCCAATGTACCGATCGGTGTCACCCAAACATTATCGAACGGTAATCTAATAATCTCGACTAGCAAAATATAATAGTCATCACTTGCCTGCTTTGTGAAGCTTTTTATTCATaccttaattttatacatattttttctgcATGCTATGAATTGTATGTACGATTAGGTTCAGGAAGCAGCTTTGAAATAATTGATAGTGCAGACAACCAGTTAACTAATTCTGTGAATGGTGAGTTGtcagatttaaaattcattCAAACAAAACATATCaaagtttaaacaaatattgtcttcaatactatttatttaaaccatTTAATTATTGGCATTTCAAAGGTTGTAGTTGGTTTCtttgtttttatgaaatttaactatgacaaatactttataatataaaaaaataaatcacttaaaaCTAATTGTCTGCTTTAATGTGACTATTatctcataaattatataacatattttaagtcatatttaatcatttaaatgattaataacataaaaaacctaaaataatatatatttattattttgatttagatatttggtttttattaatttattattaaataatacaaaataatatcatttttgaaTAGTAGTAAAACATCGATAAAACGGAATTGCTTGGGACCATGCAATTTTTCCGTATTATCAGGGTTTCCATTTTACCGAGGTTTTACTGTAATTGGTTCTTAGCTTCTTGCTATTCAAAtccttgaattttttattaaataataaataattaaataaaaataaaaaaattaggaatatatagctaatagtaatttatttttatatataaaattgttgacaAAACTAGGTAGCTTTAGGTTATTAGAATAccatatttctaaattatcatttatttttaattaccaatttttatttaataaaaccctAAAGTCTTATTTAAGTAGAAATCTATTTACGCCAATTTCTGTAATGCTTTTCTTTCTATATTATTTGCAagtgttgttttattattgttttgttttttttttcctttgacCTAGAAAATGGATTAACAAATGGTTTTACTGCTACAAATAGTGATGATGGTAAGTAAAAATCTGCAAATGTACCATACACTTTACCTAtagataacaatttatttttggtttattgtattaagtttagattattgttttgaatatttaaaatttggttttaaGAAAgcctattattttaatgaatatatttatataattttgtaatttaaaataaaacattactgAGTAGCTtcaatcttattaaaaataaataaatcaaaaattaattggaAACATATTATGTTGAGAATATATTagggatttattttataaaactgttgCAATAcctagtaaattttttttagttaatatgaGTTAATTTAAAGTAGATAAATTCAAAgtcttcttatttttaattatcagttaactttttattaacaattaacaattcaTTCTTTTTTGAAATATGGTTATTACGGTTAAGCATGTTTAGCCAATTTTGgtacataaattcatatttttaataacatttttttgtgaCCTTTTAGTTAATGTACTTAATGActtcttatttattttgatcatatatttaatatccaaaaacattttaatggttaaattaaaaaaagttaacatgTAGATGATTGCTctgctatacattatatattaagtatacttcctcactgtaatggatataataaatttaaatttaatgatatccCTATCATCATGTacaaaaaaaacgattctgaatggagACAATCTAAATGTTTTACTTGTGGCCCACTGGCCCATCAAAGTACAAATCACATTTTTTACTAGAAAAAGTGTCTTCAcacaaaaccaaaaaaatacatcaatttaaaatcaataacatgCATCACTCcgatcagaatctaaaaaatagtttttgtatattttgtacatgTCTGTGCAGTAAAAAAATTGGTTTCACCTAAAAAAATTTgtgagtaaattattaattttaggataatatgataataaatataaaatatataaaacactttaataatttgtatgactcaactacttttttttttagatacatcATCACCGATTATTGCTCCAAAAGTTGAAAGAGAAGAaccagaaaaaattaaaaaatggcgAGAAGAACAAAAGACTCGATTAGAAGAAAAAGGTATTGTAATGTAATGGTTAAGAGGACGTCTCACCCGTGTATGCTGTCTCCATCTTACACATGTATGACCTAGTAAATTTTTGTTCATCAGTTttaatagtgtgcttttagttttaatattagagtgaattgacctattatcaaacttttatgtaagaacattatctgtgttctctcgttggttttttatgatattttaatttttaggtgagttatgagtatgaaaaatattaaatatttaaaaatgctcttatttcactcaaaaattaaaatatcgtaaaaaccatcaaaagaacacagataatgttcttacctaaaattGTGATGATAGGTAAaatcactctaatattaaaactaaaaacatactattgaaactggtgaacaaaaatttactatgttgtatgtgagtaagacagagacaacacatgcgggtgcaAGTCCTCTTAAGAGTTCTgtgattttttacttaatttattttctgaatATATCATTAGATGCTGATgaagaaaaaaagaaagaagAATTACGCTTGGTCGCTAAAAATGAATTAGAAGAATGGTACAAGATTCACAAGGAACAAATCGCAAAAACTAAAGAtgttaataggtaatataaacaaatattttaatactattatgtttaaactatattttatcataaatatattttccttaAATGCTTCATCGGAATAGAGAATCTGCAATGTGAGTAATAAAATCAAGCCTAATAGATTGATGAtgactattttaaattagaaaatgtaatgactattttttttttattgtttataatatcattggttCTCTGATTTTTATCTAGAAATGCAGAGAAACAATTTGTTGCTGAATCGGATGAAATTGAGCCAGGCACTGAATGGGACCGCATCTCAAAACTGTGTGATTTTAACCCAAAATCCAGCCGTGCTAGTAAAGATGTGACACGTATGAGATCTATCATTCTTCAACTTAAACAGACTCCGTTGAAAAAATCTGTTTCACCcgcaaaataatttgtaattataatttcctTTCTGTCATTcctatacagtaaaatatttattctattgagtttttttattttataacattgctacatagtaaatataatattaaattcagagataatagatatataataatttttgttgcaTGTTTATgctcattatattgtattatttatttgttatttataaagtattattcataaaattcagttacttgTAATATATCATAACCTATtgcaataaatatcaaatatttatacatactaggtttttatttattggat
This genomic window contains:
- the LOC132921929 gene encoding clathrin light chain isoform X7 — translated: MDNFGDNFDDSDVDPAAEFLAREQTQLAGLEDDLNTPNVPIGVTQTLSNDTSSPIIAPKVEREEPEKIKKWREEQKTRLEEKDADEEKKKEELRLVAKNELEEWYKIHKEQIAKTKDVNRESAINAEKQFVAESDEIEPGTEWDRISKLCDFNPKSSRASKDVTRMRSIILQLKQTPLKKSVSPAK
- the LOC132921929 gene encoding clathrin light chain isoform X5 — protein: MDNFGDNFDDSDVDPAAEFLAREQTQLAGLEDDLNTPNVPIGVTQTLSNENGLTNGFTATNSDDDTSSPIIAPKVEREEPEKIKKWREEQKTRLEEKDADEEKKKEELRLVAKNELEEWYKIHKEQIAKTKDVNRESAINAEKQFVAESDEIEPGTEWDRISKLCDFNPKSSRASKDVTRMRSIILQLKQTPLKKSVSPAK
- the LOC132921929 gene encoding clathrin light chain isoform X1; this translates as MDNFGDNFDDSDVDPAAEFLAREQTQLAGLEDDLNTPNVPIGVTQTLSNGSGSSFEIIDSADNQLTNSVNENGLTNGFTATNSDDVKKLVSPKKIYTSSPIIAPKVEREEPEKIKKWREEQKTRLEEKDADEEKKKEELRLVAKNELEEWYKIHKEQIAKTKDVNRESAINAEKQFVAESDEIEPGTEWDRISKLCDFNPKSSRASKDVTRMRSIILQLKQTPLKKSVSPAK
- the LOC132921929 gene encoding clathrin light chain isoform X3; translated protein: MDNFGDNFDDSDVDPAAEFLAREQTQLAGLEDDLNTPNVPIGVTQTLSNGSGSSFEIIDSADNQLTNSVNENGLTNGFTATNSDDDTSSPIIAPKVEREEPEKIKKWREEQKTRLEEKDADEEKKKEELRLVAKNELEEWYKIHKEQIAKTKDVNRESAINAEKQFVAESDEIEPGTEWDRISKLCDFNPKSSRASKDVTRMRSIILQLKQTPLKKSVSPAK
- the LOC132921929 gene encoding clathrin light chain isoform X6 encodes the protein MDNFGDNFDDSDVDPAAEFLAREQTQLAGLEDDLNTPNVPIGVTQTLSNVKKLVSPKKIYTSSPIIAPKVEREEPEKIKKWREEQKTRLEEKDADEEKKKEELRLVAKNELEEWYKIHKEQIAKTKDVNRESAINAEKQFVAESDEIEPGTEWDRISKLCDFNPKSSRASKDVTRMRSIILQLKQTPLKKSVSPAK
- the LOC132921929 gene encoding clathrin light chain isoform X2, encoding MDNFGDNFDDSDVDPAAEFLAREQTQLAGLEDDLNTPNVPIGVTQTLSNGSGSSFEIIDSADNQLTNSVNENGLTNGFTATNSDDVKKLVSPKKIYTSSPIIAPKVEREEPEKIKKWREEQKTRLEEKDADEEKKKEELRLVAKNELEEWYKIHKEQIAKTKDVNRNAEKQFVAESDEIEPGTEWDRISKLCDFNPKSSRASKDVTRMRSIILQLKQTPLKKSVSPAK
- the LOC132921929 gene encoding clathrin light chain isoform X4, with translation MDNFGDNFDDSDVDPAAEFLAREQTQLAGLEDDLNTPNVPIGVTQTLSNENGLTNGFTATNSDDVKKLVSPKKIYTSSPIIAPKVEREEPEKIKKWREEQKTRLEEKDADEEKKKEELRLVAKNELEEWYKIHKEQIAKTKDVNRESAINAEKQFVAESDEIEPGTEWDRISKLCDFNPKSSRASKDVTRMRSIILQLKQTPLKKSVSPAK